The following proteins come from a genomic window of Labeo rohita strain BAU-BD-2019 chromosome 25, IGBB_LRoh.1.0, whole genome shotgun sequence:
- the LOC127156276 gene encoding kelch-like protein 25 produces the protein MQTPPQFLTVSACAWVSGFCRFRGIGTSENLDVLEKMSVSVHENRKSRTSTGSMNISLFHKPSHPDSVLTHLNTLRKQCMFTDVTLWAGDRSFPCHRAVLAACSRYFEAMFSGGLRESLDNEVNFRDSVHPEVLELLLDFAYSSRVIINEENAESLLEAGDMLQFHDIRDAAAEFLEKNLHASNCLGMMLLSDAHQCKRLYELSWRMCLIHFETLRDTEDFCGLSKDKLLDLILSDELEVEDEQIVFNAVMRWVRYDLDSRRDYLPELLRGLRLALLPSECLIEAVACEELVMSDKRSRQIVDEAMQCKKKILQNDGVVTSPCARPRKAGHTLLILGGQTFMCDKIYQVDHKAKEIIPKSDLPSPRKEFSACAIGCKVYVTGGRGSENGVSKDVWIYDTVHEEWSKGAPMLIARFGHGSAELENCLYVVGGHTAIAGVFPASPSVSLKQVERYDPLTNKWTMMAPLRDGVSNAAVVSAKLKLFVFGGTTIHRDKASKVQCYDPVENRWTIAAECPQPWRYTAAAVLGSQIFIMGGDTEFTAASAYRFDCETNQWTRVGDMTSKRMSCHAVASGNKLYVVGGYFGTQRCKTLDCYDPTSDSWNSITTVPYSLIPTAFVSTWKHLPA, from the coding sequence TTCGGGGTATTGGAACCAGTGAAAATTTAGACGTGCTGGAAAAGATGTCAGTCAGCGTCCATGAAAACCGCAAATCCAGGACGAGCACGGGCTCCATGAACATTTCGCTCTTCCACAAGCCCTCCCATCCAGACAGCGTGCTCACCCACCTTAATACCCTACGCAAACAGTGCATGTTCACAGATGTGACACTATGGGCAGGCGACCGTTCCTTTCCCTGTCACAGAGCTGTGCTCGCTGCATGCAGTCGCTACTTTGAAGCCATGTTTAGCGGTGGCCTCCGTGAGAGCCTTGACAATGAGGTTAACTTTCGAGACAGTGTTCACCCAGAAGTTCTAGAGCTGTTGTTGGACTTTGCTTACTCCTCACGTGTCATCATCAACGAGGAGAATGCAGAGTCACTTCTCGAGGCTGGAGATATGCTGCAGTTTCATGACATCcgtgatgcagctgcagaatTTTTGGAGAAGAACTTGCACGCGTCAAACTGCTTAGGGATGATGCTGCTCTCCGACGCCCATCAGTGCAAGCGCCTCTACGAGCTGTCATGGAGGATGTGCCTCATCCACTTTGAGACTCTTCGAGACACTGAGGACTTCTGCGGGCTCTCAAAAGACAAGCTTTTGGATCTCATCCTTAGCGATGAGCTGGAGGTTGAAGATGAACAGATTGTGTTCAATGCAGTCATGCGCTGGGTTAGATACGACCTAGACAGCCGCAGAGATTATCTTCCTGAACTTCTCCGAGGACTACGCCTTGCACTGTTACCTTCAGAATGCCTCATTGAGGCTGTGGCATGTGAAGAACTTGTGATGTCCGATAAAAGGAGCCGACAGATTGTCGATGAGGCCATGCAGTGCAAGAAAAAGATTCTGCAGAACGACGGAGTTGTCACCAGCCCCTGCGCTAGGCCTCGCAAAGCTGGGCACACGCTGCTGATTCTTGGGGGTCAAACATTTATGTGTGATAAGATCTACCAAGTGGATCACAAAGCAAAAGAGATCATCCCTAAATCAGATCTTCCCAGTCCCAGGAAAGAGTTCAGTGCATGTGCCATTGGCTGCAAAGTTTACGTAACAGGAGGAAGGGGATCGGAAAATGGAGTGTCGAAGGATGTTTGGATATATGACACGGTACATGAAGAATGGTCGAAAGGTGCCCCTATGCTAATTGCACGTTTCGGACATGGCTCGGCTGAACTTGAAAACTGCCTTTATGTTGTTGGGGGTCACACTGCTATAGCAGGTGTCTTCCCAGCCTCCCCATCAGTATCTCTTAAACAGGTTGAGCGGTATGACCCTCTAACCAACAAATGGACAATGATGGCACCACTAAGGGATGGTGTCAGCAATGCAGCAGTGGTCAGTGCCAAACTAAAACTCTTTGTGTTTGGTGGAACAACAATCCACAGGGACAAGGCCTCAAAGGTCCAGTGCTATGACCCTGTTGAGAACCGCTGGACTATAGCTGCTGAGTGCCCGCAACCCTGGAGATACACTGCCGCCGCTGTCCTTGGCAGTCAGATATTCATAATGGGTGGCGATACAGAGTTCACTGCAGCGTCCGCCTACCGATTTGATTGCGAGACTAATCAATGGACGCGTGTAGGTGACATGACTTCTAAAAGAATGAGCTGCCACGCTGTGGCCTCTGGTAATAAACTCTATGTGGTTGGCGGGTACTTCGGCACACAGCGGTGTAAAACTCTGGATTGCTATGATCCGACGTCGGATAGCTGGAACAGTATCACTACCGTGCCTTATTCACTGATTCCAACTGCATTTGTTAGCACCTGGAAACATCTTCCTGCCTAG